The following nucleotide sequence is from uncultured Draconibacterium sp..
GATTTCTTTACTTTTCTAATGTTCATATTTTTCAACTCAAACAAAGTACTGCTAAGTTTTTACAGTTAAGCTTAGTTCGCTAATATAATTGATATTTTCAAGCCCCGCGAAAAGGTGTTTATTACTTCCTAAACTTTTAGGTGAACATAAAAAACACTGTTTCTAACATCCGTATCTTTCTATGCGACAAGAAAAGCACATTTTTCTGAAAGAGTAAGTGTTTCAATCCGACTGCAAACAGTGTAAATGCTGCTACCAAACTTATGTTTTTAACAACTATCTCCTCATTCTTGTCTGCCAACAACTTCTTTTCATCTACCTACAGTATTCTAACGAACAATAAAGCACACATATAGCAATCTGCGACATTAATCCTTCTGAAGCCACCGTTGGTTGATAAAAAACGCAGCGTATTTATGCATTCTTTAAGTTTGAACAAAAGTTAAAATGTCTAAAAAAATACTAAACAGTAATTTTAGACTGGAAAACAAAATTAAACAGGGGATTCGGGGAAATTAGAAACATTCGCAGAGGCACTCCAATTTTTTTACATAGAAATAGAATTAAACAGCATTTAAAATGTAAAAAGTGCAATTATCTGGCCGGCTGGCAGATAATAAACTCCCGTTTCCCCGACGGGAGTTTCCTTTTTTTTGAGAAGGCAAAACAAAAGCGAAGGGTAATAACGCTTGAGTATAAACATAAATTTTTTATCTATGAAAAAACTACTAGTATTAGTTGTTGCTTTGGCGATTGGAGTGAGTACCATATTCGCCCAAACCAAGCAAATTAGCGGAACGGTTACATCATCAGATGATGGTTTGCCTATTCCGGGGGTTTCGGTTTCTGTTAAAGGAACAGCAACCGGGTCAGTCACTAATTTTGAAGGGGAATACCAGCTTGTTGTCCCCACTTCTGCAGAAGTTCTGTTGTTCTCATTCGTAGGAATGAAATCACAGGAGATTGCAATTTCAAGCACTTCAACATACGATGTGATTATGGAAACAGAATCGATTGGTGTGGGGGAAGTTGTGGTAACGGCAATGGGTATTAAAAGAGAGAAAAAGGCTCTTGGGTATTCGGTTACAGAAATTACAAGAGAAGACATGGAAAATGTTGGCGTTGTTGATGCAACCAAAGCTTTGCAAGGTAAAGTTGCGGGAGTGTCAATTTCTGCAGGTTCTGGTGCTCCGGGATCATCAACTAGAGTTATTGTTCGAGGTCTATCATCTCTCACACAAAGCAACCAGCCTTTGTATGTTGTTGATGGAGTTCCAATTGATAATTCATTCGGAAGTGGTAACGCAACTGAAAATTCAAAGAACGTTACAGCAAAGGTTGACTTTGGGAATGCAGCTTCAGATATAAATCCAGATGACATTGCCAGTATTTCTATCTTGAAAGGTGCTGCAGCAACGAACCTATATGGATCGAGAGCTGCCAATGGTGTAATAATGATAACAACAACCAGAAGTGCTAAAAACAGACCACTTCAGGTGAAAGTATCGAGTTCTTCTGCGTTTACCGATGTGGGGCGCTTACCCTATTTCCAAACAAAATTTGGACAAGGTTGGAGTGGAACTTACGACTCGAAAGAAAATGGAAGTTGGGGACCGGTACTTGACGGTGCAGATCGTTTGACTGGTTATGTGGTAAATAACTCACAACGAATCGCTCCGTTTTCTTATAAGGAAAATGGAATACGTGATTTCTATGAGTACGGTTATTCGCTTAATAACTCAGTATCTGTGTCAGGAGGAAATAACGTTATTGGATGGTATATTGGAGCTTCTAATTCAACTTCAGATGGTATTATTCCTGGCGACAAAGATGTTTTAAAAAGAAACTCATTAACCTTTAAAGGTAACGGTGGTTCAGAAAAAACAAAATTTGAATTTGGTGTTACTTACATAAATCGTGATTTAACAACAATACCAACCGGACAAGGTGATGATGCAGGAACAGGAGCAATTTTATACGCTGATATCCTGTATCAACCAATCAACCATTATTTGCCTGATTACAGAGATTACAAAGGTGATTTCGATAATCTGGATAATTACTACAATGGTTATGCACAGAATCCCTATTTCACAATTAATGAAACAAAGGGGGAAGCCATACAAAACAGAGTTATGGCTAACTTAAACGTCAGACACAATATCCTTGAAGGCTTTGATGTTTCATGGACTGCTGGGTTGGATACCTATTCCCGTTTTTCTAAGGTTAGAGGCGCCATCGCAAAAATTACTCCCGGAGCAAATAATGCCGGCACCATTAATGACGTTATGGGAGGTGTTAAAGAAGAAGGAAGATATCATACAGCTATGAACTCGGATTTGATTGTGACCTATGCAAATGAACTGGATTTAGGTATCGGAAATTTGAAATACGATATATTACTCGGTAATAATATCAATCAGCGTTCTTATAAAAGATTAAATGTTATTTCAAAAGGCTTAGTCGTTCCAGATTATTACAATGTTGGTAATATTAGCGGTTCTGCTGAAGTTTATACAAGAGAAAGCAAGCGCAGATTAGTTGGTCTTTATGGACAAATAGGATTAGAGCTTAATGACTATCTGTTCTTAACCCTTCAGGCCAGAAATGATTGGTCTTCAACATTACCAATTGGGGCTAATTCATTCTTTTATCCGGGTGCTACTATGGGATTCGTATTTACAGAATTACTTCCTGATAATAAAATATTGTCATACGGAAAATTACGTTTGAGTTATGCATTTGCAGGTAACGACGCCGATCCATATATGATTGGTGACTTTTTCTCGCCAGCGGTTGTTCGTGCTGGTGGATTTGGAGCATTAAATTATCCTGTTGCCGGTATTCCGGCATACGAAAAATACAGAAGGCTTGGTAATCCAAATCTAAAACCTGAATTATCAAAAGAATTTGAAATTGGTACAGATCTTCGATTCTTCAATAATAGAATCGGAGTTGATTTAGCTTATTATAACAAAATCACTACCGACCTAATCATGCTGGCAAACATTGCTGCATCTTCAGGTTATAGAGAACAAACTTCAAATCTTGGACAAATTACGAACAGCGGTATTGAGTTGGCACTTAATGTAACTCCGGTTAAAACAAATGATTTTGAGTGGAACTTTACTTACATGTTTAACAAAGCAGACATGATTCTTGACAAATTGGACGCTGAATTAGGTGTAACTGAATACCTAATTAATGATGCGTATGAAACAGAGTTTGTTGCAATACCTGGAGAGCAATTAGGAATGTATCGAATTCCCGATTATAAATACACTCCTACCGGGGAAATAATTGTTGGAGACAATGGGCTGCCAGTTGAAGGAGACAAAATTTTAATCGGATCTTCTGTTCCCGACTTCAATACTTCTTTCTTAAATAACCTTTCATTTAAAGGATTTAATTTCTCATTCCTGCTCGACTATCAGAAAGGTGGTTACATGTATTCCAATACCGCTAGTGCAACTTTCTGGTCGGGGAATAACGAACAATCTACATTGAATGACAGAAGGCCTTATGTAATTCCAAATACGGTTATAGAAGTTAAAGATCTTGATGGGAATTTTACTGGATATGCTGAGAATACTACCCCAATTTACAATACCTGGGAGGATTATTACGACGACAGTACAAATAAACCATACGCGCGTTCCAGAATTATTGAAAGAACCTTTCTTAAATTAAGAGAGGTATCACTTTCTTACAGATTCAAAAAATCACAACTTGATAACATCTTCTTGTCATCTGCCAATATTTCAGTGTATGGTAGAAATTTATTTCTGTGGACTCCTGCTGATAACAGTTATGTAGATCCCGAAACAACAACCTGGGATAATGATATTGAAGGATTGTTTGGAGAATTTAATGGAGCTCCGGCAATCAGGACATATGGTGTTAAGTTAGATGTAACATTTTAAATTATGCGAAATATGAAGAAATTAGCTATAATATTAGGTTTTACTGTTCTTATCTTCTCGTCATGCGAAAAGTTTTTGGACATAAATGAGAATCCGAATTTCCCGAAGGATGTCTCGGATGAATTACTGTTGCCTGCCGCAATTGCATCGGTTACCAATGTGCACTCAGCAGAATTTGGTCTTTTAGGTTCGTTCTGGGCGCAACATTGGGCACAAAACAATACTTCTTCTCAGTATAAAATTTACGAGACGTATGCTTTAAGTAGTAATACAAATATTGTTGATCGTCCGTATCGTGAATTATTTGAAGGTTCATTAAGCGATAACGAAATTTTTCTCAGAAAGGTTGAGGCGAATCAAAATTGGGGAGCCTACTTAATGGGAGCTGTTATTAAAGCGTACGACTACCAATATTTAGTTGACCTTTACGACAATGTTCCTTACAATGAGGCATTTCTTGGACTGGAGAAACTTAATCCAGTGATTAATTCAGGAGAAGAAGTTTATGACTCAATATATACATTATTGAACCGTGCATTGGATAAAGATGTTTCCAGTTACAATCAATTGCCTTACGAAAAGAATGATATTCTTTTTCAGGGAGAAATTGAAGATTGGGCGCGTTTTGCAAATTCACTTAAACTTAGAATCTTATTGAGACAATACGACGCCAGACAATCATTTGCCAGCTCAGAAATTAGCAGTTTTTTAACTGATTTGGAAACTGGAAATATTGCAGTACTTGACAAAGATGCTTCAGTTTCAAACTATGAAGATTCAGACAGTAAGTCAAATCCTCTTTATGAAACAGACCAACGTCAGTTAAATACAACGAATAATCTTAAAGCAAATGCCGTATTGGTGAATTATTTAAAAACCAATAACGACGACAGGATCAACTCACTATTCACCGTGGTTGCGAATGATATTCTTGGAATGGTTACTGGCTCATTTAATATACCTTCTGCGGTATTCGAAGCTCCCGATATAATTTCAAGTCCTATTATTACGCCTACTATGCCCGTGCATTTGATGACCAAAGCAGAATCTGATTTATTAATCGCCGAGGCTTATTTGCGACAGGGAAATGATGTTAAAGCCAAAGAATATTACGAAAGCGGAGTAACCGCATCGTTTGAAAGAATGGGTGCTGAGATAGGAACAGCACTAACAAATGAATATGCTTATCCCACCACAACTTTTGAAGCAAAGCTAAAAGCTATTATTATGCAGAAGTGGATTGATGCTGCTGATGGTGGTAGAGGTATGGAAGCTCATATCGAGAGAATGAGAACCGGATACCCCGAAGAATCGGAAGTAAGTGATGAGGTAGTACCCGGATACGAGTTGCCTGATTCCTATGTGCCGGGCACAGTGATATACAGTAAAAAAGGAACTACGGGAGGCACATTCCCGAGAAGAATGCCTTATCCTGATAGTGAATTAAATTTTAACTCGAATGCAGCAGAGTATAAATCATTAATTGATTCTGATGTGATGTTGTCGAGAGTATGGTGGAATAAATAGACTTAATACTACAATTATGAAAATCTTAAAATTTAAATTATTGGTAATTGTTAGCCTTATTCTTTTTTCCGCTTGTGAGAAAGAATACGATAGCTTTATAACGAAAATTACCTATTTCCCAAGCATTACCTTTCAAGGACCTGCTTCTAGTATTTCCCCTGCGGGCGACCAATTTCTAACTATTCTGAAAGGTGAGACTTTTGTTGATCCGGGAGTGATTGTTGCAATTGG
It contains:
- a CDS encoding SusC/RagA family TonB-linked outer membrane protein, whose protein sequence is MKKLLVLVVALAIGVSTIFAQTKQISGTVTSSDDGLPIPGVSVSVKGTATGSVTNFEGEYQLVVPTSAEVLLFSFVGMKSQEIAISSTSTYDVIMETESIGVGEVVVTAMGIKREKKALGYSVTEITREDMENVGVVDATKALQGKVAGVSISAGSGAPGSSTRVIVRGLSSLTQSNQPLYVVDGVPIDNSFGSGNATENSKNVTAKVDFGNAASDINPDDIASISILKGAAATNLYGSRAANGVIMITTTRSAKNRPLQVKVSSSSAFTDVGRLPYFQTKFGQGWSGTYDSKENGSWGPVLDGADRLTGYVVNNSQRIAPFSYKENGIRDFYEYGYSLNNSVSVSGGNNVIGWYIGASNSTSDGIIPGDKDVLKRNSLTFKGNGGSEKTKFEFGVTYINRDLTTIPTGQGDDAGTGAILYADILYQPINHYLPDYRDYKGDFDNLDNYYNGYAQNPYFTINETKGEAIQNRVMANLNVRHNILEGFDVSWTAGLDTYSRFSKVRGAIAKITPGANNAGTINDVMGGVKEEGRYHTAMNSDLIVTYANELDLGIGNLKYDILLGNNINQRSYKRLNVISKGLVVPDYYNVGNISGSAEVYTRESKRRLVGLYGQIGLELNDYLFLTLQARNDWSSTLPIGANSFFYPGATMGFVFTELLPDNKILSYGKLRLSYAFAGNDADPYMIGDFFSPAVVRAGGFGALNYPVAGIPAYEKYRRLGNPNLKPELSKEFEIGTDLRFFNNRIGVDLAYYNKITTDLIMLANIAASSGYREQTSNLGQITNSGIELALNVTPVKTNDFEWNFTYMFNKADMILDKLDAELGVTEYLINDAYETEFVAIPGEQLGMYRIPDYKYTPTGEIIVGDNGLPVEGDKILIGSSVPDFNTSFLNNLSFKGFNFSFLLDYQKGGYMYSNTASATFWSGNNEQSTLNDRRPYVIPNTVIEVKDLDGNFTGYAENTTPIYNTWEDYYDDSTNKPYARSRIIERTFLKLREVSLSYRFKKSQLDNIFLSSANISVYGRNLFLWTPADNSYVDPETTTWDNDIEGLFGEFNGAPAIRTYGVKLDVTF
- a CDS encoding SusD/RagB family nutrient-binding outer membrane lipoprotein, with amino-acid sequence MKKLAIILGFTVLIFSSCEKFLDINENPNFPKDVSDELLLPAAIASVTNVHSAEFGLLGSFWAQHWAQNNTSSQYKIYETYALSSNTNIVDRPYRELFEGSLSDNEIFLRKVEANQNWGAYLMGAVIKAYDYQYLVDLYDNVPYNEAFLGLEKLNPVINSGEEVYDSIYTLLNRALDKDVSSYNQLPYEKNDILFQGEIEDWARFANSLKLRILLRQYDARQSFASSEISSFLTDLETGNIAVLDKDASVSNYEDSDSKSNPLYETDQRQLNTTNNLKANAVLVNYLKTNNDDRINSLFTVVANDILGMVTGSFNIPSAVFEAPDIISSPIITPTMPVHLMTKAESDLLIAEAYLRQGNDVKAKEYYESGVTASFERMGAEIGTALTNEYAYPTTTFEAKLKAIIMQKWIDAADGGRGMEAHIERMRTGYPEESEVSDEVVPGYELPDSYVPGTVIYSKKGTTGGTFPRRMPYPDSELNFNSNAAEYKSLIDSDVMLSRVWWNK